The Bubalus kerabau isolate K-KA32 ecotype Philippines breed swamp buffalo chromosome 16, PCC_UOA_SB_1v2, whole genome shotgun sequence genome includes a region encoding these proteins:
- the RHBDD3 gene encoding rhomboid domain-containing protein 3 isoform X2, whose translation MHARGPPDLQTPALPLASSVLMLLMSTLWLLGAGPSLVLAPELLLDPRQAHRLLTHALGHTALPGLLLSLLLLPTLSWQQERHLGTLRFLHASSLLALASGLLAVLLAGLGVSGAAGGCGYMPVHLAMLAGQGSRPRRPRGALPPWLLPWLLLALTPLLSSEPPFLQLFCGLLAGLAYAAGAFRWLELSEQRLQALQEGVLCRALAGCWPLRLLPVPGGPAELPVAHPAGVRPPTPGPPRMASPSLWPLSEGSAPILPGLRPVQPLWEGSSEAGLAWSGPGFPPGTPLWAALDQQMLQEGIEASLLEGPAQGPESPLWLPKSSVSSLRLQQLERMGFPTEQAVVALAATGRVEGAVALLVGGEVGTEALVTQGREGSTHPEGPGPP comes from the exons ATGCATGCCAGAGGCCCCCCTGACCTACAGACTCCGGCACTGCCTCTCGCTTCCTCTGTCCTGATGCTGCTAATGAGCACCCTGTGGCTGCTGGGGGCTGGCCCCAGCCTCGTCCTGGCCCCAGAGCTGCTGCTGGACCCTAGGCAGG CACACCGGCTGCTCACACATGCTCTGGGCCACACAGCCCTCCCCGGCCTGCTGCTCAGCCTGCTGCTCCTGCCCACATTGAGCTGGCAGCAGGAGCGCCACCTGGGCACGCTGCGGTTCCTACATGCCTCCAGCCTGCTCGCGCTGGCCTCTGGGCTGCTGGCCGTGCTGCTGGCAGGCCTCGGGGTGTCCGGTGCAGCTGGGGGCTGCGGGTACATGCCCGTCCACCTGGCCATGCTGGCGGGGCAGGGTTCTCGCCCTCGACGGCCCCGGGGGGCCCTGCCACCATGGCTCCTGCCGTGGCTGCTGCTCGCCCTGACACCACTGCTCAGCTCCGAGCCACCCTTCCTGCAGCTCTTCTGCGGCCTCCTTGCTGGCCTGGCCT ACGCTGCCGGGGCCTTCCGGTGGCTGGAGCTCTCGGAGCAGCGGCTGCAGGCGCTGCAGGAGGGTGTCCTGTGCAGAGCCCTGGCTGGATGCTGGCCACTCCGGCTCCTTCCCGTCCCAGGCGGCCCAGCTGAGCTGCCCGTTGCCCACCCTGCCGGAGTGAG GCCCCCCACCCCTGGACCTCCCCGCATGGCCTCCCCTAGCCTCTGGCCCCTCAGTGAAGGCTCAGCCCCGATCCTGCCGGGCCTGAGGCCTGTGCAGCCGCTCTGGGAGGGCTCCTCAGAGGCCGGACTGGCCTGGTCTGGGCCTGGCTTCCCCCCGGGGACCCCGCTGTGGGCAGCCCTGGACCAGCAGATGCTGCAGGAGGGGATCGAGGCCTCGCTGCTTGAAGGCCCAGCCCAGGGCCCTGAGAGCCCACTCTGGCTGCCTAAGTCCTCCGTCTCCTCTCTGCG GCTGCAGCAGCTAGAGCGCATGGGCTTCCCCACGGAGCAGGCGGTGGTGGCTCTGGCAGCCACCGGCCGAGTGGAGGGGGCCGTTGCACTGCTGGTCGGCGGGGAGGTGGGCACTGAGGCGCTGGTGACTCAGGGGAGGGAAGGGTCCACCCACCCTGAGGGTCCTGGGCCCCCATAG
- the RHBDD3 gene encoding rhomboid domain-containing protein 3 isoform X1, with translation MTRKNRPRPYLSILSFRFPGEHTVPRPPLSTFCQVMHARGPPDLQTPALPLASSVLMLLMSTLWLLGAGPSLVLAPELLLDPRQAHRLLTHALGHTALPGLLLSLLLLPTLSWQQERHLGTLRFLHASSLLALASGLLAVLLAGLGVSGAAGGCGYMPVHLAMLAGQGSRPRRPRGALPPWLLPWLLLALTPLLSSEPPFLQLFCGLLAGLAYAAGAFRWLELSEQRLQALQEGVLCRALAGCWPLRLLPVPGGPAELPVAHPAGVRPPTPGPPRMASPSLWPLSEGSAPILPGLRPVQPLWEGSSEAGLAWSGPGFPPGTPLWAALDQQMLQEGIEASLLEGPAQGPESPLWLPKSSVSSLRLQQLERMGFPTEQAVVALAATGRVEGAVALLVGGEVGTEALVTQGREGSTHPEGPGPP, from the exons ATGACCCGGAAGAATCGTCCCCGTCCCTATCTTTCCATTCTGTCCTTCCGGTTTCCTGGAGAG CACACAGTCCCACGGCCACCTTTGAGCACCTTCTGCCAAGTTATGCATGCCAGAGGCCCCCCTGACCTACAGACTCCGGCACTGCCTCTCGCTTCCTCTGTCCTGATGCTGCTAATGAGCACCCTGTGGCTGCTGGGGGCTGGCCCCAGCCTCGTCCTGGCCCCAGAGCTGCTGCTGGACCCTAGGCAGG CACACCGGCTGCTCACACATGCTCTGGGCCACACAGCCCTCCCCGGCCTGCTGCTCAGCCTGCTGCTCCTGCCCACATTGAGCTGGCAGCAGGAGCGCCACCTGGGCACGCTGCGGTTCCTACATGCCTCCAGCCTGCTCGCGCTGGCCTCTGGGCTGCTGGCCGTGCTGCTGGCAGGCCTCGGGGTGTCCGGTGCAGCTGGGGGCTGCGGGTACATGCCCGTCCACCTGGCCATGCTGGCGGGGCAGGGTTCTCGCCCTCGACGGCCCCGGGGGGCCCTGCCACCATGGCTCCTGCCGTGGCTGCTGCTCGCCCTGACACCACTGCTCAGCTCCGAGCCACCCTTCCTGCAGCTCTTCTGCGGCCTCCTTGCTGGCCTGGCCT ACGCTGCCGGGGCCTTCCGGTGGCTGGAGCTCTCGGAGCAGCGGCTGCAGGCGCTGCAGGAGGGTGTCCTGTGCAGAGCCCTGGCTGGATGCTGGCCACTCCGGCTCCTTCCCGTCCCAGGCGGCCCAGCTGAGCTGCCCGTTGCCCACCCTGCCGGAGTGAG GCCCCCCACCCCTGGACCTCCCCGCATGGCCTCCCCTAGCCTCTGGCCCCTCAGTGAAGGCTCAGCCCCGATCCTGCCGGGCCTGAGGCCTGTGCAGCCGCTCTGGGAGGGCTCCTCAGAGGCCGGACTGGCCTGGTCTGGGCCTGGCTTCCCCCCGGGGACCCCGCTGTGGGCAGCCCTGGACCAGCAGATGCTGCAGGAGGGGATCGAGGCCTCGCTGCTTGAAGGCCCAGCCCAGGGCCCTGAGAGCCCACTCTGGCTGCCTAAGTCCTCCGTCTCCTCTCTGCG GCTGCAGCAGCTAGAGCGCATGGGCTTCCCCACGGAGCAGGCGGTGGTGGCTCTGGCAGCCACCGGCCGAGTGGAGGGGGCCGTTGCACTGCTGGTCGGCGGGGAGGTGGGCACTGAGGCGCTGGTGACTCAGGGGAGGGAAGGGTCCACCCACCCTGAGGGTCCTGGGCCCCCATAG
- the EWSR1 gene encoding RNA-binding protein EWS isoform X1, protein MASTDYSTYSQAAAQQGYSAYTAQPTQGYAQTTQQAYGQQSYGTYGQPADVSYTQAQTTATYGQTAYATSYGQPPTGYSTPTAPQAYSQPVQGYGTGAYDTTTATVTTTQASYAAQSAYGTQPAYPAYGQQPAATAPARPQDGNKPAETSQPQSSTGGYNQPSLGYGQSNYSYPQVPGSYPMQPVSAPPSYPPTSYSSTQPTSYDQSSYSQQNTYGQPSSYGQQSSYGQQSSYGQQPPTSYPPQTGSYSQAPSQYSQQSSSYGQQSSFRQDHPSSMGVYGQESGGFSGPGENRSMSGPDNRGRGRGGFDRGGMSRGGRGGGRGGMGSAGERGGFNKPGGPMDEGPDLDLGPPVDPDEDSDNSAIYVQGLNDSVTLDDLVDFFKQCGVVKMNKRTGQPMIHIYLDKETGKPKGDATVSYEDPATAKAAVEWFDGKDFQGSKLKVSLARKKPPMNSMRGGMPPREGRGMPPPLRGGPGGPGGPGGPMGRMGGRGGDRGGFPPRGPRGSRGNPSGGGNVQHRAGDWQCPNPGCGNQNFAWRTECNQCKAPKPEGFLPPPFPPPGGDRGRGGPGGMRGGRGGLMDRGGPGGMFRGGRGGDRGGFRGGRGMDRGGFGGGRRGGPGGPPGPLMEQMGGRRGGRGGPGKMDKGEHRQERRDRPY, encoded by the exons atggCGTCCACGG ATTATAGTACATACAGCCAAGCTGCAGCCCAGCAGGG CTACAGTGCTTACACCGCCCAGCCCACTCAAGGATATGCACAGACTACCCAG caGGCATATGGGCAGCAAAGTTATGGAACCTATGGACAGCCCGCTGATGTCAGCTATACCCAGGCTCAGACCACTGCAACCTATGGGCAGACCGCCTATGCAACTTCTTATGGACAGCCTCCCACTG GATATTCTACTCCAACTGCCCCCCAGGCATACAGCCAGCCTGTCCAGGGGTACGGCACTGGTGCTTACGACACCACCACCGCTACGGTTACTACCACCCAGGCCTCCTATGCAGCTCAGTCTGCATATGGCACTCAGCCCGCTTACCCGGCGTATGGACAGCAGCCAGCAGCCACCGCGCCTGCAAG acCGCAGGATGGTAACAAACCCGCTGAGACTAGTCAACCTCAATCTAGCACAGGGGGTTACAACCAGCCCAGCCTAGGATATGGACAGAGTAACTACAGTTATCCCCAGGTGCCTGGGAGCTACCCCATGCAGCCGGTCTCAGCACCACCATCCTATCCTCCTACCAG cTACTCCTCTACGCAGCCGACTAGTTATGATCAGAGCAGTTACTCCCAGCAGAACACCTACGGGCAGCCGAGCAGCTATGGACAGCAGAGTAGCTATGGTCAACAAAGCAGCTATGGGCAGCAGCCACCCACTAGTTACCCCCCCCAGACTGGATCCTACAGCCAGGCTCCAAGTCAATATAGTCAACAGAGCAGCAGCTACGGGCAGCAGA GTTCATTCCGACAGGACCACCCCAGTAGCATGGGTGTTTATGGGCAGGAGTCTGGAGGATTTTCCGGACCAGGAGAGAACCGGAGCATGAGTGGCCCTGATAACCGGGGCAGGGGAAGAGGGGGATTTGATCGTGGAGGCATGAGCAGAGGTGGGCGGGGAGGAGGACGCGGTGGAATGGG CAGCGCTGGAGAGCGAGGTGGCTTCAATAAGCCTGGTG GACCCATGGATGAAGGACCAGACCTTGATTTAG GCCCACCTGTAGATCCAGATGAAGACTCTGACAACAGTGCCATTTACGTGCAAGGCCTGAACGACAGTGTGACTCTTGATGACCTGGTGGACTTCTTTAAGCAGTGCGGAGTCGTTAAG ATGAACAAGAGAACTGGACAACCCATGATCCATATTTACTTGGACAAGGAAACAGGAAAGCCCAAAGGCGACGCTACGGTGTCTTACGAAGACCCAGCAACTGCCAAAGCTGCTGTCGAGTGGTTTGATG GGAAAGATTTCCAAGGGAGCAAACTTAAAGTGTCTCTTGCTCGGAAGAAGCCGCCCATGAACAGCATGCGGGGAGGGATGCCGCCGCGCGAGGGCAGGGGGATGCCGCCGCCGCTCCGAGGAG GTCCAGGGGGCCCAGGAGGTCCTGGAGGACCCATGGGGCGCATGGGAGGCcgtggaggagacagaggcggcTTCCCACCAAGAGGGCCCCGCGGTTCCCGGGGGAACCcgtctggaggaggaaacgtcCAGCACCGAGCTGGAGACTGGCAGTGCCCCAACCC GGGCTGTGGGAACCAGAACTTCGCCTGGAGAACAGAGTGCAACCAGTGTAAGGCCCCAAAGCCTGAAGGCTTCCTCCCACCGCCTTTCCCGCCCCCGG GCGGTGACCGCGGCAGAGGTGGCCCTGGAGGCATGCGGGGAGGAAGAGGTGGCCTCATGGACCGCGGTGGTCCTGGTGGAATGTTCAGAGGCGGCCGTGGTGGAGACAGAGGTGGCTTCCGTGGCGGCCGGGGCATGGACCGCGGTGGCTTTGGTGGTGGAAGACGAGGTGGCCCTGGGGGACCCCCTGGACCACTGATGGAACAGATGGGAGGACGACGAGGCGGGCGAGGAGGACCTGGAAAGATGGATAA AGGCGAGCACCGTCAGGAGCGCAGAGACCGGCCCTACTAG
- the EWSR1 gene encoding RNA-binding protein EWS isoform X2 → MASTDYSTYSQAAAQQGYSAYTAQPTQGYAQTTQAYGQQSYGTYGQPADVSYTQAQTTATYGQTAYATSYGQPPTGYSTPTAPQAYSQPVQGYGTGAYDTTTATVTTTQASYAAQSAYGTQPAYPAYGQQPAATAPARPQDGNKPAETSQPQSSTGGYNQPSLGYGQSNYSYPQVPGSYPMQPVSAPPSYPPTSYSSTQPTSYDQSSYSQQNTYGQPSSYGQQSSYGQQSSYGQQPPTSYPPQTGSYSQAPSQYSQQSSSYGQQSSFRQDHPSSMGVYGQESGGFSGPGENRSMSGPDNRGRGRGGFDRGGMSRGGRGGGRGGMGSAGERGGFNKPGGPMDEGPDLDLGPPVDPDEDSDNSAIYVQGLNDSVTLDDLVDFFKQCGVVKMNKRTGQPMIHIYLDKETGKPKGDATVSYEDPATAKAAVEWFDGKDFQGSKLKVSLARKKPPMNSMRGGMPPREGRGMPPPLRGGPGGPGGPGGPMGRMGGRGGDRGGFPPRGPRGSRGNPSGGGNVQHRAGDWQCPNPGCGNQNFAWRTECNQCKAPKPEGFLPPPFPPPGGDRGRGGPGGMRGGRGGLMDRGGPGGMFRGGRGGDRGGFRGGRGMDRGGFGGGRRGGPGGPPGPLMEQMGGRRGGRGGPGKMDKGEHRQERRDRPY, encoded by the exons atggCGTCCACGG ATTATAGTACATACAGCCAAGCTGCAGCCCAGCAGGG CTACAGTGCTTACACCGCCCAGCCCACTCAAGGATATGCACAGACTACCCAG GCATATGGGCAGCAAAGTTATGGAACCTATGGACAGCCCGCTGATGTCAGCTATACCCAGGCTCAGACCACTGCAACCTATGGGCAGACCGCCTATGCAACTTCTTATGGACAGCCTCCCACTG GATATTCTACTCCAACTGCCCCCCAGGCATACAGCCAGCCTGTCCAGGGGTACGGCACTGGTGCTTACGACACCACCACCGCTACGGTTACTACCACCCAGGCCTCCTATGCAGCTCAGTCTGCATATGGCACTCAGCCCGCTTACCCGGCGTATGGACAGCAGCCAGCAGCCACCGCGCCTGCAAG acCGCAGGATGGTAACAAACCCGCTGAGACTAGTCAACCTCAATCTAGCACAGGGGGTTACAACCAGCCCAGCCTAGGATATGGACAGAGTAACTACAGTTATCCCCAGGTGCCTGGGAGCTACCCCATGCAGCCGGTCTCAGCACCACCATCCTATCCTCCTACCAG cTACTCCTCTACGCAGCCGACTAGTTATGATCAGAGCAGTTACTCCCAGCAGAACACCTACGGGCAGCCGAGCAGCTATGGACAGCAGAGTAGCTATGGTCAACAAAGCAGCTATGGGCAGCAGCCACCCACTAGTTACCCCCCCCAGACTGGATCCTACAGCCAGGCTCCAAGTCAATATAGTCAACAGAGCAGCAGCTACGGGCAGCAGA GTTCATTCCGACAGGACCACCCCAGTAGCATGGGTGTTTATGGGCAGGAGTCTGGAGGATTTTCCGGACCAGGAGAGAACCGGAGCATGAGTGGCCCTGATAACCGGGGCAGGGGAAGAGGGGGATTTGATCGTGGAGGCATGAGCAGAGGTGGGCGGGGAGGAGGACGCGGTGGAATGGG CAGCGCTGGAGAGCGAGGTGGCTTCAATAAGCCTGGTG GACCCATGGATGAAGGACCAGACCTTGATTTAG GCCCACCTGTAGATCCAGATGAAGACTCTGACAACAGTGCCATTTACGTGCAAGGCCTGAACGACAGTGTGACTCTTGATGACCTGGTGGACTTCTTTAAGCAGTGCGGAGTCGTTAAG ATGAACAAGAGAACTGGACAACCCATGATCCATATTTACTTGGACAAGGAAACAGGAAAGCCCAAAGGCGACGCTACGGTGTCTTACGAAGACCCAGCAACTGCCAAAGCTGCTGTCGAGTGGTTTGATG GGAAAGATTTCCAAGGGAGCAAACTTAAAGTGTCTCTTGCTCGGAAGAAGCCGCCCATGAACAGCATGCGGGGAGGGATGCCGCCGCGCGAGGGCAGGGGGATGCCGCCGCCGCTCCGAGGAG GTCCAGGGGGCCCAGGAGGTCCTGGAGGACCCATGGGGCGCATGGGAGGCcgtggaggagacagaggcggcTTCCCACCAAGAGGGCCCCGCGGTTCCCGGGGGAACCcgtctggaggaggaaacgtcCAGCACCGAGCTGGAGACTGGCAGTGCCCCAACCC GGGCTGTGGGAACCAGAACTTCGCCTGGAGAACAGAGTGCAACCAGTGTAAGGCCCCAAAGCCTGAAGGCTTCCTCCCACCGCCTTTCCCGCCCCCGG GCGGTGACCGCGGCAGAGGTGGCCCTGGAGGCATGCGGGGAGGAAGAGGTGGCCTCATGGACCGCGGTGGTCCTGGTGGAATGTTCAGAGGCGGCCGTGGTGGAGACAGAGGTGGCTTCCGTGGCGGCCGGGGCATGGACCGCGGTGGCTTTGGTGGTGGAAGACGAGGTGGCCCTGGGGGACCCCCTGGACCACTGATGGAACAGATGGGAGGACGACGAGGCGGGCGAGGAGGACCTGGAAAGATGGATAA AGGCGAGCACCGTCAGGAGCGCAGAGACCGGCCCTACTAG
- the EWSR1 gene encoding RNA-binding protein EWS isoform X3, which produces MASTDYSTYSQAAAQQGYSAYTAQPTQGYAQTTQQAYGQQSYGTYGQPADVSYTQAQTTATYGQTAYATSYGQPPTGYSTPTAPQAYSQPVQGYGTGAYDTTTATVTTTQASYAAQSAYGTQPAYPAYGQQPAATAPARPQDGNKPAETSQPQSSTGGYNQPSLGYGQSNYSYPQVPGSYPMQPVSAPPSYPPTSYSSTQPTSYDQSSYSQQNTYGQPSSYGQQSSYGQQSSYGQQPPTSYPPQTGSYSQAPSQYSQQSSSYGQQRPMDEGPDLDLGPPVDPDEDSDNSAIYVQGLNDSVTLDDLVDFFKQCGVVKMNKRTGQPMIHIYLDKETGKPKGDATVSYEDPATAKAAVEWFDGKDFQGSKLKVSLARKKPPMNSMRGGMPPREGRGMPPPLRGGPGGPGGPGGPMGRMGGRGGDRGGFPPRGPRGSRGNPSGGGNVQHRAGDWQCPNPGCGNQNFAWRTECNQCKAPKPEGFLPPPFPPPGGDRGRGGPGGMRGGRGGLMDRGGPGGMFRGGRGGDRGGFRGGRGMDRGGFGGGRRGGPGGPPGPLMEQMGGRRGGRGGPGKMDKGEHRQERRDRPY; this is translated from the exons atggCGTCCACGG ATTATAGTACATACAGCCAAGCTGCAGCCCAGCAGGG CTACAGTGCTTACACCGCCCAGCCCACTCAAGGATATGCACAGACTACCCAG caGGCATATGGGCAGCAAAGTTATGGAACCTATGGACAGCCCGCTGATGTCAGCTATACCCAGGCTCAGACCACTGCAACCTATGGGCAGACCGCCTATGCAACTTCTTATGGACAGCCTCCCACTG GATATTCTACTCCAACTGCCCCCCAGGCATACAGCCAGCCTGTCCAGGGGTACGGCACTGGTGCTTACGACACCACCACCGCTACGGTTACTACCACCCAGGCCTCCTATGCAGCTCAGTCTGCATATGGCACTCAGCCCGCTTACCCGGCGTATGGACAGCAGCCAGCAGCCACCGCGCCTGCAAG acCGCAGGATGGTAACAAACCCGCTGAGACTAGTCAACCTCAATCTAGCACAGGGGGTTACAACCAGCCCAGCCTAGGATATGGACAGAGTAACTACAGTTATCCCCAGGTGCCTGGGAGCTACCCCATGCAGCCGGTCTCAGCACCACCATCCTATCCTCCTACCAG cTACTCCTCTACGCAGCCGACTAGTTATGATCAGAGCAGTTACTCCCAGCAGAACACCTACGGGCAGCCGAGCAGCTATGGACAGCAGAGTAGCTATGGTCAACAAAGCAGCTATGGGCAGCAGCCACCCACTAGTTACCCCCCCCAGACTGGATCCTACAGCCAGGCTCCAAGTCAATATAGTCAACAGAGCAGCAGCTACGGGCAGCAGA GACCCATGGATGAAGGACCAGACCTTGATTTAG GCCCACCTGTAGATCCAGATGAAGACTCTGACAACAGTGCCATTTACGTGCAAGGCCTGAACGACAGTGTGACTCTTGATGACCTGGTGGACTTCTTTAAGCAGTGCGGAGTCGTTAAG ATGAACAAGAGAACTGGACAACCCATGATCCATATTTACTTGGACAAGGAAACAGGAAAGCCCAAAGGCGACGCTACGGTGTCTTACGAAGACCCAGCAACTGCCAAAGCTGCTGTCGAGTGGTTTGATG GGAAAGATTTCCAAGGGAGCAAACTTAAAGTGTCTCTTGCTCGGAAGAAGCCGCCCATGAACAGCATGCGGGGAGGGATGCCGCCGCGCGAGGGCAGGGGGATGCCGCCGCCGCTCCGAGGAG GTCCAGGGGGCCCAGGAGGTCCTGGAGGACCCATGGGGCGCATGGGAGGCcgtggaggagacagaggcggcTTCCCACCAAGAGGGCCCCGCGGTTCCCGGGGGAACCcgtctggaggaggaaacgtcCAGCACCGAGCTGGAGACTGGCAGTGCCCCAACCC GGGCTGTGGGAACCAGAACTTCGCCTGGAGAACAGAGTGCAACCAGTGTAAGGCCCCAAAGCCTGAAGGCTTCCTCCCACCGCCTTTCCCGCCCCCGG GCGGTGACCGCGGCAGAGGTGGCCCTGGAGGCATGCGGGGAGGAAGAGGTGGCCTCATGGACCGCGGTGGTCCTGGTGGAATGTTCAGAGGCGGCCGTGGTGGAGACAGAGGTGGCTTCCGTGGCGGCCGGGGCATGGACCGCGGTGGCTTTGGTGGTGGAAGACGAGGTGGCCCTGGGGGACCCCCTGGACCACTGATGGAACAGATGGGAGGACGACGAGGCGGGCGAGGAGGACCTGGAAAGATGGATAA AGGCGAGCACCGTCAGGAGCGCAGAGACCGGCCCTACTAG